The following proteins come from a genomic window of Corynebacterium crudilactis:
- a CDS encoding DUF4247 domain-containing protein: MSSRNYRSIGFILLFLAVLCLFAAIIAKPAVGSQISERWPGSNGTYSCANETGVADQIVSMSKPAERATDPATGDTYLRYRKNLIIVQGEGTPECTVTVEGLGRVNSGAFIWLGGGFGPSSPSSSSGGSSGSGGGVK; this comes from the coding sequence ATGAGCTCTCGCAATTACCGAAGCATAGGGTTTATCCTGCTGTTTTTAGCAGTGCTGTGCCTATTTGCTGCGATTATCGCGAAGCCTGCTGTGGGCAGCCAAATCTCCGAGCGTTGGCCAGGTTCTAATGGAACTTATTCTTGTGCCAATGAAACAGGCGTTGCGGATCAAATCGTGAGCATGTCTAAGCCGGCAGAGCGTGCCACTGACCCGGCAACAGGTGATACCTACCTGCGGTATCGCAAGAATCTGATCATCGTTCAGGGTGAAGGAACCCCCGAATGCACCGTCACGGTGGAAGGTCTTGGACGCGTCAACAGCGGTGCCTTCATTTGGCTCGGTGGCGGCTTTGGTCCCTCTTCACCAAGTAGCTCCAGCGGCGGATCCTCCGG
- a CDS encoding DUF2617 family protein — MMHHIDCAPTDVNAEALGVSWNGELPEVLADKLIDASPHPTTCHLAVIGGSHVVTVETSEGSFREEISCHAAQSEDARWPLPESITRENYLLQTNVAVLSEEDFVRAAEEISQGGEEWLIASFPGPTPHHLTALTAEFLEDVWEWFSYHLYPEELTIVSTRSIYKP; from the coding sequence ATGATGCATCACATAGATTGCGCACCAACAGACGTCAACGCCGAAGCGCTTGGCGTGAGCTGGAATGGGGAATTGCCGGAGGTGCTTGCTGATAAGCTTATCGACGCATCCCCACACCCCACCACCTGCCATTTAGCGGTGATTGGCGGCTCGCATGTGGTCACCGTAGAAACCTCCGAAGGGAGTTTCCGGGAAGAAATTTCCTGCCATGCAGCACAATCAGAGGATGCTCGTTGGCCATTGCCTGAGAGCATCACGCGGGAAAACTACCTGCTGCAAACCAATGTGGCAGTGCTTTCTGAAGAGGATTTCGTGCGAGCAGCCGAGGAAATCTCTCAAGGTGGCGAGGAATGGTTGATCGCTAGTTTCCCTGGACCTACCCCTCATCACCTCACTGCGCTCACCGCTGAATTCTTGGAGGACGTGTGGGAATGGTTTAGCTATCACCTCTACCCAGAAGAACTCACAATTGTGAGCACGAGGAGCATTTACAAACCATGA